In a single window of the Pogoniulus pusillus isolate bPogPus1 unplaced genomic scaffold, bPogPus1.pri scaffold_50_arrow_ctg1A, whole genome shotgun sequence genome:
- the LOC135174248 gene encoding uncharacterized protein LOC135174248, with product MELQSREGKKRYKSELENLNMTPEFFGFYELHTGVANAAGNIDCQVLRLLRMGYHCLWEEEQPGTSPQAPLEAELSLLPAAEHDLVRVGAAPSPRRILCFTAAASHRCGSAGPGLWPVPLAGSQELCGCPCSAPCQPLALLAAAIAALRSSAPGTASHGRLRGAVRASQPCAGSGGATQGRAARGRHRRAAAAPCRVPAPPGRERSPGAGAGAAGGAGGGGERRLPLLLRAAGLQELSLPLPPPDRSRFASAAAGTAPPGAASPAAAARRRALAPHARSRRRRRPPPAALQLLLQRSRPSPQQEPPLPAPPVPRCCGQGSERPGAVASHGQGTGWPRQERRRSARASCGALEQGEEPSPSRLTGSAGSRRCSVPLLTPPVQLLRSRGPSVPHMLHPQQRLQALEQRHKPLRRPAALTPAGPAPFPASCRPPRGGSCAHRSPAAPARGQRPPASPVPVAIKHINIQKEAEVVLLNEIRFIKGNKSPNLVNYLDSYMAGEELLIGMEYLDGGSLADVVLELWIEEEQTAAICRECLQGLDFLHSNSIVHRDIKSYNILLGMDGAVKVADFGLCVQLTSENSKMRECVGTPHWMAPEVVQREPYGPKVDIWSLGITAIEMAEEEPPYSHEQYSRVGTLIATKGSPELQNPGQLSAELLDFLQHCLEVDVQRRWSAKELLEI from the exons gaagaggagcagcctggcacctccCCCCAGGCCCCcttggaggcagagctgtcgctgctgccagctgctgaacaCGACCTGGTTCGTgtgggagctgcccccagccccaggcgCATCCTGTGCTTCACTGCCGCTGCCTCGCACCGCTGCGGCTCCGCAGGGCCTGGGCTCTGGCCTGTGCCGctggctggcagccaggagctgtgcgGGTGCCCCTGCAgcgctccctgccagcccctcgcTCTCCTCGCCGCTGCCATCGCTGCGCTGCGGAGCTCTGCCCCGGGCACTGCCAGCCACGGGCGGCTGCGCGGGGCCGTGCGTGCCTCACAGCCCTGCGCCGGCAGCGGCGGCGCCACTCAGGGGCGCGCAGCTCGGGGGCGTCACCGCCGCGCCGCGGCCGCGCCCTGCCGCGTTCCGGCCCCGCCGGGGCGGGAGAGGTCCCCTGGGGCTGGCGCCGGTGCCGCAGGcggtgcggggggggggggcgagcggcggctgccgctgctgctgcgtgccgcggggctgcaggagctgtcgcTGCCTCTGCCGCCGCCGGACCGGTCCCGGTTCGCATCGGCAGCTGCCGGCACCGCCCCCCCGGGCGCAGCTTCTCCTGCGGCTGCCGCCCGGCGCCGCGCCCTGGCTCCGCACGCCCGGAGCCGGaggcgccgccgcccgccccccgccgccttgcagctgctgctgcagcgctCCCGGCCGAGCCCGCAGCAGGAGCCGCCGCTCCCCGCACCGCCTGTGCCGCGCTGCTGCGGGCAGGGCTCCGAGCGCCCCGGGGCGGTGGCGAGCCACGGCCAGGGCACAGGGTGGCCGCGTCAGGAGCGCAGGCGTTCAGCGAGAGCCTCCTGCGGTGCCCTGGaacaaggagag GAGCCATCGCCCAGCCGTCTCACCGGCAGCGCAGGCTCCCGCAGGTGCTCGGTGCCCCTGCTCACGCCGCCGGTGCAGCTGCTGCGCAGCCGCGGGCCCAGTGTGCCCCACATGCTCC ACCCTCAGCAGCGCCTGCAGGCGCTGGAGCAGCGGCACAAGCCCCTCCGGCGCCCGGCAGCGCTGACCCCCGCCGGTCCCGCTCCCTTCCCCGCCTCCTGCCGCCCTCCCCGGGGCGGCTCCTGCGCCCACCGCTCGCCAGCAGCGCCCGCCCGGGGCCAGCGCCCCCCGGCCAGCCCAGTGCCG GTGGCTATCAAGCACATTAACATccagaaagaggcagaggtggtTCTCCTGAATGAAATCAGGTTCATCAAGGGCAACAAGAGCCCAAACCTTGTCAACTACTTAGACAG CTACATggcaggtgaggagctgctgattgGGATGGAGTACCTGGATGGAGGGTCCTTGGCCGATGTTGTCCTGGAGCTGTGGAtagaggaagagcagacagcagcCATCTGTAGGGAG TGTCTGCAGGGCCTGGACTTCCTGCACTCCAACAGCATCGTCCACCGTGACATCAAAAGCTACAACATCCTGCTGGGCATGGACGGGGCCGTCAAAGTGg CTGACTTTGGACTCTGTGTTCAGCTCACCTCCGAGAACAGCAAGATGAGGGAGTGCGTTGGGACCCCTCACTGGATGGCGCCAGAGGTGGTTCAGAGGGAGCCTTATGGTCCCAAGGTGGACATTTGGTCCCTTGGGATTACTGCCATCGAGATGGCAGAAGAAGAACCACCTTACAGCCACGAACAGTACAGCAGG GTGGGAACCCTGATAGCCACCaaggggagcccagagctgcagaacccagggcagctgtcagctgagctgctggacttcctgcagcactgcctggaggTGGATGTGCAGAGGAGATGGTCTGCCAAGGAGCTTTTGGAG